A single Dunckerocampus dactyliophorus isolate RoL2022-P2 chromosome 2, RoL_Ddac_1.1, whole genome shotgun sequence DNA region contains:
- the armc6 gene encoding armadillo repeat-containing protein 6 — translation MAVRRITQETFDTAVRENIDEFEMDPDEALREAVEQFQSQGVDLSCIVKAVPAVPSDDQQQEKTHEILKALESLRIAKDSADITKVAADLKCFTEQCLLGFAQRYLAAQKDAYPIILSYCKKNVGEQEAALAALCALAALTDGQPDLLDADGQRFLLDVLKKYSADSAVTRAALCAVRHCCLKHEQNRQDLVKAGVLPLLTDAVKQHSGCAEVVKEASAALRVMTFDDDVRVTFGHAHEHAKSIVLEHNGLKVLIESAKAHNDNISVLSELCATLSRLAVRNEFCQDICDLGGLKLIMTLLADSYESPELVRQVLSAIRAVAGNDDVKDAVVKAGGVQLIVIAMNRHQSNSTVCEQGCACLSVLALRKPNNCKVIMEEGGALAAVQAMKAHTDAVNVQKQACMLLRNLVSRQPSYSQLILDMGVEALIAQALRTHQDCSDAAKAALRDLGCQVELRELWTGKHGSITN, via the exons ATGGCTGTACGGAGGATCACTCAGGAAACATTCGATACTGCGGTGAGGGAAAACATCGACGAGTTTGAGATGGATCCTGACGAGGCTTTGAGGGAAGCTGTAGAGCAGTTTCAGTCTCAAG GCGTGGACCTCAGTTGTATTGTAAAAGCAGTACCTGCTGTGCCGTCTGATGACCAACAACAAGAGAAAACCCATGAGATCTTAAAG GCATTGGAGTCCCTGCGTATTGCAAAAGACTCTGCTGACATTACCAAAGTGGCAGCAGATCTAAAGTGTTTCACCGAGCAATGTTTACTTGGATTTGCTCAAAGATACCTGGCGGCCCAGAAAGACGCATACCCCATCATCCTCTCCTACTGTAAAAAGAATGTTGGAGAGCAGGAAGCAGCGTTGGCTGCTCTGTGCGCCCTGGCTGCACTGACTGACGGACAACCGGACTTGTTAGACGCAGACGGACAACGCTTCCTCTTGGATGTTCTCAAGAAGTACAGCGCTGATTCAGCTGTGACGCGAGCCGCCCTCTGCGCTGTAAGACACTGCTGTTTGAAACACGAGCAGAACAGACAGGATTTAGTCAAAGCAGGCGTCCTGCCTCTGCTGACTGACGCCGTCAAACAGCATAGCGGCTGCGCTGAGGTGGTCAAGGAAGCCTCTGCAGCTCTCAGGGTCATGACCTTCGACGATGATGTCCGCGTTACATTTGGGCATGCTCACGAGCACGCCAAAAGTATTGTTCTTGAACATAATGGGCTCAAGGTGTTAATAGAGTCTGCGAAAG CTCATAATGACAATATCTCTGTCTTGAGTGAGCTTTGCGCCACCTTGTCCCGTTTGGCCGTCAGGAACGAGTTCTGCCAAGACATTTGTGACCTGGGAGGGCTGAAACTCATTATGACGCTGCTTGCAGACAGCTATGAGTCACCG GAGTTGGTTCGGCAGGTCCTGAGTGCAATACGAGCCGTCGCTGGAAATGATGATGTAAAAGATGCTGTTGTTAAAGCGGGTGGAGTCCAGCTCATTGTCATCGCCATGAACAGACACCAGTCAAACTCCACT GTGTGTGAGCAGGGCTGCGCGTGCCTTTCCGTCCTTGCTTTACGTAAACCCAACAACTGCAAGGTCATCATGGAGGAAGGAGGTGCCTTAGCTGCTGTACAGGCTATGAAGGCTCACACTGATGCTGTGAATGTGCAG AAACAGGCATGCATGCTGTTGAGGAACCTGGTGTCGCGTCAGCCCAGCTACAGCCAATTGATTCTGGACATGGGAGTGGAGGCCCTCATAGCGCAAGCACTACGGACCCATCAAGACTGCAGCGATGCCGCTAAAGCTGCCCTCAGGGATCTGGGCTGCCAGGTGGAGCTACGAGAGCTGTGGACTGGCAAACATGGCAGCATCACCAACTGA